From Anaerolineae bacterium, a single genomic window includes:
- the ftsY gene encoding signal recognition particle-docking protein FtsY yields the protein MFGRPKTIQDGLARTRQTFFGRIRQLLAGSALTPDTWDELEELLIQADVGVEITTELVDDLRRLAEAGKLRTPADVEEALRAKLVEMLKQGAPSVIDEPRLLTVILVVGVNGSGKTTSIGKMAHYYKQRGRKVILAAADTFRAAAIDQLKIWGERVGVEVIAHQPGADPGAVTYDAIRACQARGADMLIIDTAGRLHTKYNLMQELAKVRGVAAKQVHRAPHETLLVIDATTGQNGLAQARHFKDTVGVTGIVLAKLDGTAKGGIVFPIVRELGVGVRFVGTGEKLEDWAEFDPQLFVAGLFDQNGNP from the coding sequence TTGTTCGGACGACCAAAGACGATACAGGACGGCCTGGCGCGCACCCGGCAGACCTTTTTCGGCCGCATACGCCAACTGCTGGCCGGCAGTGCCCTGACCCCCGACACCTGGGACGAGCTGGAGGAACTGCTCATCCAGGCCGATGTAGGGGTGGAGATCACCACCGAGCTGGTGGATGACCTGCGCCGGCTGGCGGAGGCCGGCAAACTGCGCACGCCGGCAGACGTGGAAGAGGCTCTACGGGCCAAGCTGGTGGAAATGCTGAAGCAGGGCGCTCCATCGGTCATTGACGAGCCCCGCCTGCTGACCGTCATCCTGGTGGTGGGCGTCAACGGCTCTGGCAAGACCACCAGCATCGGTAAAATGGCCCATTACTACAAACAGCGCGGCCGCAAGGTCATCCTGGCCGCCGCGGATACTTTCCGCGCCGCCGCCATTGACCAGTTGAAAATCTGGGGCGAGCGGGTCGGAGTAGAAGTCATCGCTCATCAGCCCGGGGCGGACCCCGGGGCGGTGACCTATGATGCCATCCGTGCCTGTCAGGCACGCGGGGCCGACATGCTGATCATTGACACCGCCGGCCGGCTGCATACCAAGTACAACCTGATGCAGGAGCTGGCCAAGGTGCGCGGCGTCGCCGCCAAACAGGTGCACCGCGCCCCCCATGAGACGCTCCTGGTCATTGATGCCACCACCGGCCAGAACGGCCTGGCCCAGGCCCGTCACTTCAAGGACACCGTCGGGGTGACGGGCATCGTGCTGGCCAAGCTGGACGGCACCGCCAAAGGGGGCATCGTCTTCCCCATCGTGCGGGAGCTGGGTGTCGGGGTGCGCTTCGTCGGCACGGGCGAGAAGCTGGAGGATTGGGCCGAATTCGACCCTCAGCTTTTCGTCGCCGGCCTGTTCGATCAAAACGGCAACCCATAA
- the prfB gene encoding peptide chain release factor 2 (programmed frameshift) codes for MPAVSELKARLAELEERIQTLQVRLDLAGKKRRIVELEKEVSAPDVWNEPARAQRLSKELARLREEIEEWESFQKAAHDLHELVALAEEGEETLEPSFLEELEQETLALEGRLRKREFELLMSGEHDAKNAILAIHAGAGGTEATDWASMLLRMYLRWCERHGFKTEILDMTEGEETGIKSATIRVEGPYAYGYLKAERGVHRLVRLSPFDANHRRHTSFALVEVMPELEDDIDVVIDPKDLRIDVFRSSGAGGQNVQKNSTAVRIVHIPTGIVVACQNERSQLQNKETAMRILRARLYEMERQKHEEEQARLKGKHVEAGWGNQIRSYVLHPYQLVKDLRTGYETGNTDAVLDGEIDEFIDAYLRFAEAAA; via the exons ATGCCTGCTGTTTCCGAACTGAAAGCTCGACTGGCTGAGCTGGAAGAGCGTATCCAGACGTTACAGGTGCGTCTT GACCTGGCCGGCAAGAAGCGCCGCATCGTCGAGCTGGAGAAAGAAGTCTCTGCGCCGGACGTCTGGAACGAGCCGGCGCGCGCCCAGCGCTTGAGCAAAGAGCTGGCCCGCCTGCGCGAGGAAATCGAGGAATGGGAGAGCTTCCAGAAGGCGGCGCATGACTTGCATGAGCTGGTCGCGCTGGCCGAGGAAGGCGAGGAAACGCTCGAGCCGAGCTTCCTGGAAGAGCTGGAGCAGGAGACCCTGGCGTTGGAGGGCAGACTGCGCAAGCGGGAATTCGAACTGCTCATGTCCGGCGAGCACGACGCCAAGAACGCCATCCTGGCGATACACGCCGGCGCCGGCGGCACCGAGGCCACTGACTGGGCCAGCATGCTCCTGCGCATGTACCTGCGCTGGTGCGAACGCCACGGCTTCAAGACCGAAATCCTCGACATGACCGAGGGTGAGGAAACCGGCATCAAGAGCGCCACTATTCGCGTCGAAGGACCGTATGCCTATGGCTATCTCAAGGCGGAGCGCGGCGTGCATCGGTTGGTGCGGCTTTCGCCATTTGATGCCAACCACCGCCGGCACACCAGCTTCGCCCTCGTCGAGGTCATGCCGGAGCTGGAAGACGATATTGACGTGGTGATTGACCCGAAGGACTTGCGCATTGACGTCTTCCGCTCCTCTGGCGCCGGCGGGCAGAACGTGCAGAAAAACTCCACGGCGGTGCGCATCGTCCATATCCCGACCGGCATCGTCGTCGCTTGCCAGAACGAGCGCTCCCAGCTTCAGAACAAGGAGACCGCCATGCGCATCCTGCGGGCGCGCCTGTACGAGATGGAGCGCCAGAAGCATGAGGAGGAGCAGGCCCGGCTGAAGGGCAAGCACGTGGAGGCCGGCTGGGGCAATCAGATCCGCTCCTATGTGCTCCATCCGTACCAGTTGGTCAAGGACCTGCGCACAGGCTATGAGACCGGCAACACCGACGCGGTGCTGGACGGGGAGATTGACGAATTCATCGACGCCTATCTGCGCTTCGCAGAAGCCGCCGCGTAA
- a CDS encoding Neelaredoxin, protein KEKHAPVIDCPDTVKAGEFFTVTLTVGKEIPHPNTTEHHIRWIELYFHPEGDKFPYQVGHFEFTAHGESTQGPNTGPAYTHPEVAARLKVDKPGTLYATSYCNIHGLWQSEKAIKVE, encoded by the coding sequence AAGGAAAAGCATGCACCGGTCATCGATTGCCCCGATACCGTCAAGGCCGGCGAGTTCTTCACGGTCACCCTCACGGTCGGCAAGGAGATCCCGCATCCGAATACCACCGAACATCACATCCGCTGGATCGAGCTGTATTTCCATCCGGAGGGGGATAAGTTCCCGTATCAGGTCGGGCATTTCGAGTTCACCGCGCATGGGGAGTCGACGCAGGGGCCTAATACCGGGCCGGCGTACACCCACCCAGAAGTCGCCGCACGCTTGAAGGTGGATAAGCCTGGCACGCTCTATGCCACGTCCTACTGCAACATCCACGGCCTGTGGCAGAGCGAGAAAGCCATCAAGGTCGAGTAG